attatataattattttattcacCTCGTCTCGCCCGATCAGATGGATAACGACGTGCATGGAGATGTTAACAAACCTTCATTTGTcaattttgtttagaaaaaacTACACCAGACACTTCAACTAACTCAATTCTACACCCTTAGCCTAACTCAATTCTTCACCCTTGACATTGACTCTATGATTCAACTCATCTCAACTTAGCACCTTAAACATGTACATTCAAACTCAACTTAACTCAACACTTTACTCTAAACATAGACAATTGAACCCTCTAGACAACAATTACCAATTTAACTCAACTCTATGCATCAAGCTCCTTAAAgtgaaaaatgacaaaattacaaaaacttCTCTTGAAGtgtagtgatagttacaattacACCATGGAACTTTTAATTGTAAAATTCGAACTCTCAAACTTGTAGaaatgttaaaattaaactCTCAAAACTTATTATAGTCGTATAAATAGGGCTCCTAAATCATAAGAATTGAACCTTCAATCCATAAAATAATTATGATCTTTGCCATTATGCAAAATTTGAGACTCTAATATTAATACTTTTATAAATTAGATGACTTGATTCTTACCAAGTTGGTTTTAGCAATTTGttcaaagaaaaatgaaacaTAGTCAAATTATTCCTGTGAATCAACATACTCTAATTCAATGAATGAACATCAAAATTCAACAGCAAAACCATATATGCATTTCCAATCCACACAATCTAAGAAATAACAAATACTTGGTTGCCTTATTCATATTACataaagaagaaaattataGGATAGAGAAGAATCTCAATAACAATATGCTAAGACAAGTTCTTAAAAACTTGGATTAAACTGAAGTAGTTGGCATCTTTCATCTCTCATCCATTGCAATCCCAGAGCCAACCGTGGACATTGAATCATCTGTTAAGGATCTATCAAACGAAGAGCTATATTCTTCTCCATTTTCTATGAGTTTGATGTTTTCGATCTCTTTAACAACTTCACTCATCTCTGGTCTTTTGTCAGGTGAAATATTTGAACAATGTATTGCAATTTGCAATAGATTCAACATTCCTGGAATAGCAGACCTTTGCGAAGCTATTTCTGAGTCAAATATTTCTGCTGTCCATTCTTCTCTAACTGCTCTATTAACCCAAGCACATAAATCAACTCCATGAGATTCTTCTGGTGCTGAATGAGATGAGATTTTTCCTGTCAAAAGTTCAATAAGAAGGCAACCAAAGCTCCAAACATCTGATTTTCTTGATACTCTTTTCATTTGTTGATATTCAGGTGATCTGTATGAAACCATGCATTGTGCTGCTATGGGAAGGGCAACAAGTGAAGCAAACCCATAATCTGAAACAAGAACCTCATCATTCTCTCCAAGTAATACATTTGAAGATTTTAAGTTTCCGTGTGGGACACTCATGGTACTTGGCTTGCTATTGAGATGGAGAAATTCTAAAGCTCTTGCCACACCTAGAGCAACAATCAATCTTGAACTCCACCTGAACGGAACTCTCCCCACACCTCTGCCTCCTGTAAATATCATTCTTTGAAGTTAAGAAAAATCCAATCTATCCGCTCAAGCATTTGGATTGAGTAGTGATTTTATATGGCTTTATAGAATAGAAGGTAGGTTAAGTGTTCAAATCTTTGCCACTTAGTATTGATTTTCATTTGATGGGACTTGTGCAGATTCGGAAGCCCTAGTGTGAGAGGGAGTGTTGTAAGTCTTAATATAATTAAGTTTATTGTATTGAGCTTTAAAGTTTTTGAGTTCATAGGTTATTTAACAGTTTTTTAACTACATGATTTAACTTATCTATTGCAGTTTGTATGAGAGAGAGAATGAGAGTCTAGAGAGCTGGAGCATACCATGAATTCTATCAAACAAGTTTCCTTTTTCTGCATATTTGTAGAGCAAAAGCTTCTCTTCTTTGGTGTAGAAATAGGCAACAAGTTTAAGCAGGTTTGGGTGCCTTAGCTTAGCAATGAGTTGTACTTGCTTCATGAATTCATCAAGGGTTAACGGTTTCAGATCTCTGAGCCGCTTGACAACGATAGGCGGCCTGCCTTCAAGCATAGCCTTATAACTATTTCCAAATATCCCCTTACCTAGTCCCTCAGCTGAAGCTTTTAGAAGATCTCCAAGTTGGAAATTTTCTCCCTCCTCCGTGAAGATGAGCTTCCCTCCTTCatctgctgctgctgctgctgcaggttgttggttttgaattgAGATATCAATCAtgctttcatttttcttctcttttgtttCATTACTGCCTAGTTTCTTTATGAGCTCCTTTAGCTCTCTATGTTTCTTGAAGTAGAGAAGGAGCAGCAATAGATTAGCAACAAAAAAAAGTACAATAACAAGAATTAGCAACAAAATGACATGAGCCTTGGAAGAAGAATTATCGTTAGTGGCTTTATTAGTATCAGGAGGTTCTGCTGCATTTTTTGACCCTTTTATGAATGAGTTGCAGACAGCATCGGTGGGTGGACCGCAGAGTCCAGGATTACCACCGTAGGATCCAGCACCGAACGATTGAAGAACCTTTGTTCTTGGAATGAAACCACTGAGGTTGTTGTTTGAGACATTGAATAACGCTAAGGAAGACTGGTTGAGTTCAGGTATGGAACCAGTAAGCCTGTTGTTTTGAAGCTGCAATGACTCCAATGAACTTAAACTCACAAGAGAAACCGGAATCGACCCATCGAATGCATTGGATGATAGATCTATAGTCTTCATCTTCTGGTTGGAAGTGAAACTGAATACATTTCCTGACAATGAATTATTCTTCAAGCTTAAAGCCGACAATTCAGTGAACTTGTTGAATGCACTGAATTTAATTTTCCCCACCAATCCCAAACCATCCAACGATATCGCCGTGACTCGGCCATCGACGCATTGAAGGCCATACCAAAGAGGAGGTTGATTGTTGTGGCAGTGAGTTCCAGTCCAATTTCTGTTAAGGAAAGTGTCATTAAAAGTTGCCTTCAAGGCATATAGCGCATCTCTCTCATCTCCATTAAACCCAACAAGGGTATCAATTTGAGCCACAACAGAGCCACACAATAGTATTGCAGCaaagaagaacaaagaaaaCTCCATGCTCAAAAGTCCAACTCTGAGCAAATGTTCAATGGCAACAGATTTCTACTAAGCAATGTCGATGAGATCAAAACCATCTTTGTTTTAAGTTCCTCTGACAGCTATCCAATCTGAACTTTTATATTCATCTTAAAGATGAAAACAAGGAAATGATTCACTCGTTTTATATTGAAAAATGGATATTCCAGAAACGGTACAAGGTTTGTTGTTTGACATTGTTTCCAATCCAGCTTGAATAGAATAGGTAATAGACATCTGAAACAATGTCTGATTGTAATTGTACGTAATGATGAGAcaaatattttgatttgttttcctttctttcatAACACAGTGCTGTTAATAAACTTCATATTTTGTGGCTTTAAAAAGTATATTTAAGCTTTAAAAACTTATTTGCAAAAGAGGCTAGAGACAAGAGACAAAGATGTATGTGAGGTAATCTGCTCACAAAATGGAGCATAGGAATTTGCTAAACTTTTTGACTGTTGCTAACGGTGCGTAGAGGCTTCCTTGTCTTGTGccctcctctctctcttttttttttttttttttttttttggagcaAAACTTGAAAACGAGGATTAATCATTGGATGACGTTCCTATATATATGTGCTTTAGATCCTTCAAATCTTCCCTTTCTGCCCTATTTAATTAAGGTAATGCATAATCTCTAATAAATGTATTTGTTtagtttttatttctatttcttaATCTTACAAAGTTTCAAATACATCTTTATTGAACCCTACTAATGGTCAGATGAAAGGTAACACGTTCTTTGACTTCTTTGAAGTTTGTAAACTAACTTGACACAACAAGATAAACGTAGTTACTAAACTCCCAGATTTACGTACCTCCTCAAGGAAGagataaattaaaaagaaacaattcatTACCCTACCAAAAACAAGCATAGATTAACTAATATGTGTGTTATTCACCAAAAAGTATGGTTTTAAAAAGATTGCATGCACCATTAAATTATCTAGTGGTAAAAGATTTCAACAAATACCTAGCCTTGTCAGAAATTAAAGTATTTCCAAATTTCCAAATTTATATTGTTAGTACTCAAATTTAGAAGATACCCTCAATCTTTGATGGGGTATATCTTTAAAATCAAATTGGAATAACCAACACATTATATTCCCGTTTGGGAGAAAAAGAACAGAGCAGAGTATATCCTCAATAAATCCTATATCCTCAACACAAACAGAGCACGGATTTCACAGTATCAATTAATATATAATCCTCCATGAAATAGAACAAATAATATGAACCATAGTTTCACAGCCACCAAACCCTGGTCTGCTCGAATAAGAAGCGAGTGGGTTCAAATTAATACTGACAGAACCTGCAACCATATCTATCACAATGTCATAACTTAAGAACCCGGTTGTACAGCCAATATAATAGATCCTGTTTAAGTAAGGTGGTTGTCTATCAAAACGCCAATGTTAATAACATATCCAGATCAGGCAGTAAAGACAGGATTTGGACATATCATAACTTGAGATACAGAATTCATCAGTAATGTAGAATGTTTATGAAGTCACTAACCGCAAGTAACATACGGCAGTCACAGCAAAATTGTTACTTTATATTTATTTGGGGAATATATGCTTCCTGAGGAAACAAAATTCGAAGTATAAGATCGACAAGTCGGGTTGAATAGAATATGTTGCTCAGGTGGTCAAAATCTTTTCCAATCATCATCATATATCAAACTTTGCAAGCCAGACACTTCTGAAAGCCAACCATAACTATGGCGAGAAACACAAAGCTTCGAAGTCATTAATGAGGAAGAAGTTGCAGAATGGAATAGAAGCATAGATTCCATGAAGAAGTTCATTTCAATCGGAATCCTTAAAGTGAACTGAGAGAAAGGTTGTTTCGAAGCAATGTGTAATGGTGAACGAGTCGGAGCTGCTCTGGCTCCGACAGTCAGAAGAGTGGCAGCCTTGCCAGAGGATGATCGGAAAATGGCCCTGGTGGCAAAGGAAGCCAAATTATGTGCAATCAGCCACAATGAACTATCGGAGCTCCGTTTTAGATATAGGGCACTGAAATGCTAAACCCTGCCTGCTAGAGATGGGGGTTTTTTCCCCTCAGTATTGTAGAATGTTTTGGCACCAGAGAAAACATCTTCAAAATCCGAAATCCTACAATTGTTTGCAAACAATCTATCATGTAAAAGTTATGCTAGTGTTTTTCTGTGCGAGTGTTCCTATCACCCACAGCCTACATTTCAACAAGAAACATACCATGATCTGACTGAAGTTCAAAAGTATCATCATCCCAACCTCAACATCATCAAGAAGGATGCAatgatttaagaaaaagaaatagaaaaacaGGAGGCAAATGACCAGACAAAACTCGGTGCATTCTTAGAAAGAAAAGCCTAGTGGTCTAGGGTAGAGAGTAAAGATGAAAAACAGGAGTCTAACAAATAGACAAGCCAAAGTTCTATCTAAAGATGACAGAATGGAGTTGCTCTTAGGTAGATGGAGGTTTGAATCTTTAAAGTAGAAAACACAGTGGGTCTAGAGTAGATTCCAGTTTGAGAGGAGAAGATGGTTTAAGAGAAACAAAAATAGGGAAAGGGAATGGAGAGGAGATAACCGAAAGATTTACAATGGGAACTCAACTACGAATGATAATTATCCCTCTGAGAAGGCAACGTTGCAACTATTAGAAACATCACGTAAAAGGCAAGTCACCAGACAATAAATGGTAAGAAAAAAGATCCCTGGAAAACATAAGACCTGACAACTGTACTGCTTAGCATGCCATCTCTCTTCGTAGCAAGGGCATCAAGCCACCAATTGAACATTGAATGCAAAATTGACCACCAAATCAAAGGATAATATTGAAGGAACACAACAAAATAATCAGTAGGGCCATAAACATGTTCAAACATTGCCAATAAAGGAGATTTTCTGTTTAATATACAATTAAAATTTCCAAACTAAAGTCAATAAACGAAATTCAGCTCATGCTACCAAACTTACTAAACATTGGCATGGATTAAATAGACAAAACACAAAAGAATTGTATATGACATAAATCCGAAAAATCactatcaaaatgaagcacacGACAAGTATAAAACTCGAGTTATTTAAAACTTTGACGATACACACCAACTGTAACAGAAAATcaaaagtagaaaaagaaaaaaaaaaaattaccctCCATGTATAAGCAAGCACATGAAATTCTAACCAAAGTGGTCTACTCAGCCACAAAACACAAGTACTATAAAATCCTATAAAAGTACAACTCAAAAGGCTTGTGACTTGGTAAGAGATTTAACCATCATATAAGAATACAGACATCCATTCAGTATTATCCTAAACAAAAGTAATGTTCAACCGCTTCAGATTCACTATACAACATCTGTTACCTGCAAACCGAATGACATTGAAATCGTTCATTTTGAGACCAATAGGATTTCTGGTTTCTTATCTTTGCTGGGTGTATTAGCATTAGAAGAAGAATTTGCTGCTGCAGCCTTTGCAGCTGCACGAGTTCTGTTGTCAAGTTGAATAAGACTACGAGTTGCCAATATTACTTGCGGTACCAAATCATGAGATGCCCTCGCATATAAACACCTGACAGCAACGGAAGCTTCATCCTTAACATCTTGCGAATTCAAAGGAGCCAATAAACAATGTCCTAAAATTCTAAGAATTGGCTGCAAAAGCTCCCACGGTAGAGGAATTCTTGACCCCTTAGGTTCTGAATCATTGGAATTGTTCCCACATTTCTCAATTTGTAGTCTACCCATTTCTTCCGAAGCATCTTCTATCTCATCCGTATACTCTAATGCCCTTTTCTCCGAAAACCCACCAACATCCAAACCATCCTCTTTATCGAACTCTCTCGTGCAGCAACAATCTTGCCCAGCCCACGACGCAGCAGATCTGCAGAATGCAAGCTTTGACCAGCTCGGCATCTGCGAGATCTGTTTGTAATAGCAATCAAGAGCAACACCAACAATGCAAGCTCTTTTTGTCGACTTCACCGCGTTCTGTGGTTCAAGCGAAGGGGAAAGAACCCCAACAGACGGCCTGGCTTGAGCTTGAGCACCAGAATTGGGCTTATTCAGAGGAGAATGGTAGAGAGAAGGCTGCGAAAGATCAGGAATGGAGACAACAACAGGCTTTCCTGCCCGAGACTTAACCTCAGAGGAATAGAGCGCAAGAAGCACAGCCTCAAAGCCGGCGAGAGAAGGGAGAGAAGGGGAATCGGAGGAAGTAGAATGGACACGAGAAAGATACAAGGAGGAAAGAagaggaaggaaagaaagaacaaCAAGGCGGAGATGGGGATCGGAAGAGAGAAAAGTATCGTAAAGCCAGTGGCAAAGAGGGTCAGAACCAGATCCAGAGTGGGAGGAGGAGAGAGCAGAGGAGATGACGGAGTAAGCATCATGAGAAGACAAAAGAGAGAGAGCAGGGCGGTCGGAATCGGCGACGGAGGAGAGGAAAAAAGAGTCGGAATGAGGGGGAAGGATAGAGGAAAGAGCGTGGATGCGAGAACGGGCTTTGGAAACGGACTCCCACCAGGAGTGCATAGGGTCGGTGTCGGCGGAGGCGGAGGCGGAAGCGGTGGCAGTGGGATTATGAAGGGCGGTGGTGGAGGAGGCGGAGGAGGAGGAAGGGGAAGAGGAATGGCGATTGTTGATGGAAGGATTCCGGTGGAAGTCCATGACGGCTTTTTGGTTGTTCTTCAGAGGCAGAGGCTGAGGCTGTTGATCTGAGCCCCCTGCTTTCAGGGGGGCGATGAAGCCAATGGGTCAATCGTGCAGACAAATACATAAGTGAAATCATGCTTTTCGATTAatcctctcttttctcttttcaaatttgACCTTCTACTTTTTCAAACTCTCAGATTTGCCCcagccttttctttttctttttctcttttaattcaATCCGCCCattcaatttgtttttctttttaattaataattaatacaTCCATATCTTATTCACTAAACTATACTTTTCACCATCATCAAATTTGACTTTAAACTCCTCACTTTTGAATCATCAATTGCGAATCTTAGTGTATTTAGACTAGGAGTTAGAGTTGGAAGAGAGAATACCCCGTGTATTTAGCCCACTAAGTATTGAACACTATTGACTATAGAAACATGAGCTAACAAGATAAATAGtaaattaaaaatgttaatttttcaACATAGCAAcc
This region of Cucumis melo cultivar AY chromosome 7, USDA_Cmelo_AY_1.0, whole genome shotgun sequence genomic DNA includes:
- the LOC103495768 gene encoding uncharacterized protein LOC103495768 isoform X2; amino-acid sequence: MDFHRNPSINNRHSSSPSSSSASSTTALHNPTATASASASADTDPMHSWWESVSKARSRIHALSSILPPHSDSFFLSSVADSDRPALSLLSSHDAYSVISSALSSSHSGSGSDPLCHWLYDTFLSSDPHLRLVVLSFLPLLSSLYLSRVHSTSSDSPSLPSLAGFEAVLLALYSSEVKSRAGKPVVVSIPDLSQPSLYHSPLNKPNSGAQAQARPSVGVLSPSLEPQNAVKSTKRACIVGVALDCYYKQISQMPSWSKLAFCRSAASWAGQDCCCTREFDKEDGLDVGGFSEKRALEYTDEIEDASEEMGRLQIEKCGNNSNDSEPKGSRIPLPWELLQPILRILGHCLLAPLNSQDVKDEASVAVRCLYARASHDLVPQVILATRSLIQLDNRTRAAAKAAAANSSSNANTPSKDKKPEILLVSK
- the LOC103495768 gene encoding probable inactive receptor kinase At2g26730 isoform X1; amino-acid sequence: MLIHPAKIRNQKSYWSQNERFQCHSVCRNWTGTHCHNNQPPLWYGLQCVDGRVTAISLDGLGLVGKIKFSAFNKFTELSALSLKNNSLSGNVFSFTSNQKMKTIDLSSNAFDGSIPVSLVSLSSLESLQLQNNRLTGSIPELNQSSLALFNVSNNNLSGFIPRTKVLQSFGAGSYGGNPGLCGPPTDAVCNSFIKGSKNAAEPPDTNKATNDNSSSKAHVILLLILVIVLFFVANLLLLLLYFKKHRELKELIKKLGSNETKEKKNESMIDISIQNQQPAAAAAADEGGKLIFTEEGENFQLGDLLKASAEGLGKGIFGNSYKAMLEGRPPIVVKRLRDLKPLTLDEFMKQVQLIAKLRHPNLLKLVAYFYTKEEKLLLYKYAEKGNLFDRIHGGRGVGRVPFRWSSRLIVALGVARALEFLHLNSKPSTMSVPHGNLKSSNVLLGENDEVLVSDYGFASLVALPIAAQCMVSYRSPEYQQMKRVSRKSDVWSFGCLLIELLTGKISSHSAPEESHGVDLCAWVNRAVREEWTAEIFDSEIASQRSAIPGMLNLLQIAIHCSNISPDKRPEMSEVVKEIENIKLIENGEEYSSSFDRSLTDDSMSTVGSGIAMDER